In Drosophila pseudoobscura strain MV-25-SWS-2005 chromosome 4, UCI_Dpse_MV25, whole genome shotgun sequence, the following proteins share a genomic window:
- the stol gene encoding voltage-dependent calcium channel subunit alpha-2/delta-4 isoform X2, with amino-acid sequence MDVDRPKGKARNSKTRINFFYMKSYLGRLDRVRNWALKFGVDLWEFGRQFTKMNEIKNRFKDNDIEVKRKDGIILLRELAAEVKNFMDFKRNAVMRLMDSAEQAALSEMDGQGQAEGPLGGQQQHYDARRINEYNADGKLADGARHMDIRFMRRFERLPVNLSLSSILVPHGVDLDEADVKSALQWSAHLDPLFQNNLEQDPALSWQYFGSSSGFLRRFPGTAWPPEGSKGSKLIHDFRTHNWFVQAASSPKDIMILLDASSSMSEKSFDLGMATAFNILDTLGEDDFVNLITFSEVVKAPVPCFKDRMVRATPDNIQEIKSAVKAIKLQDTANFTAGLEYAFSLLHKYNQSGSGSQCNQAIMLITESTSESHKDIIKQYNWPHMPVRIFTYLIGSDSSSRSNLHDMACSNKGFFVQINDYEEARRKVIDYALVMARPMIMYQADHPVHWSPVFVAGKSGGLGRDSEYQRRLVTTVSTPVFDRRNHSVRVANLLGVVGTDVPIEEIRKVIPQHKLGPNGYSFIVDNNGRVLYHPDLRPLGDGNQYIDQLKPKYASVDITELELPETEIGNDHELVEMNKNLLNEMRSDMIRPKEGETEFTILNHYDEVKRVSTRTHRYFYGPIEDTPFTLAIVLPEKYGSHELVSQQEIRHSRNNVTEYFKGDNWRVHPEWVYCEYNSVSDLEKERESSGEYSSRDQEPSFGSPEEQVLHFLARAGRPGWKWMSVRPKSPQPHHNMHSGSNGNSPGSSHFGSQHLNAQGSRKAEPYFCDRTLIQSLVRDAMVTDGLDRNTTSPSNGKEDKHPIATLMAILKRQGYSKFVVATSFVATRSGLLRWIDHIKRPEDTPEPHFSEDNVRAMDTSWYKRAIDQHAVEPDSFVYSVPFGSGYAIKSNATLVTASHAIFVEHRGHKAPAGVVGLQFQHDSLAKHFINITSTCTAAGASGCKRTCASDNLDCYVLDNSGFVIISEEMEHTGKFFGQIDGTIMDSLVQDRIYKRVTVNDFQGVCSDADNPYTAAGGILKPNRLGSWFFNHLVALSATWLSFMPATLRAWPQDDYTYDNEDVVFVENNYSDEYDNFDNDYGLPVDQEMDEFFTTADVEYTTPPPKVHKPHAGPRFAPDPQNARRCDLRTDLYMLQPERLTQGGQNNPLKGKLTNCHVSGCERPFSVQKIPHSNLILLVVDTLCPCGSKQLDIEPLEESGVVGACSTRRQTQEQESRRRPRKCINYHPEEIEIQQCGRGSNLSHMSISVVVAHILMVAVTFVLSNA; translated from the exons CGCTTCAAGGACAACGACATCGAGGTGAAGCGCAAGGACGGCATTATCCTACTGCGTGAACTGGCTGCCGAGGTGAAGAACTTTATGGACTTCAAGCGCAACGCTGTCATG CGCCTGATGGACTCGGCCGAGCAGGCGGCCCTCTCCGAGATGGACGGCCAGGGCCAGGCAGAGGGGCCCCTGGGGGGACAGCAGCAACACTACGATGCGAGGCGTATCAACGAGTATAATGCCGATGGCAAGCTGGCGGACGGAGCCCGTCATATGGATATACGGTTCATGCGACGCTTCGAACGCCTCCCGGTCAATCTCAGTCTAAGCTCGATTCTGGTGCCGCACGGCGTCGATCTGGATGAGGCGGACGTGAAGTCGGCACTGCAGTGGAGCGCCCATTTGGACCCACTGTTCCAGAACAACTTAGAGCAAGATCCGGCATTGTCATGGCAATACTTTGGCTCATCCTCGGGCTTCCTGCGTCGCTTCCCGGGCACGGCCTGGCCCCCCGAGGGTTCCAAGGGCAGCAAGCTCATCCACGACTTTCGCACCCATAACTGGTTCGTCCAGGCCGCCTCCTCGCCCAAGGATATT ATGATTCTATTGGACGCCTCGTCTAGCATGTCGGAGAAGTCCTTTGATCTTGGCATGGCCACGGCCTTCAACATTCTGGATACCCTCGGAGAAGATGACTTTGTCAACCTGATCACATTTTCGGAGGTTGTAAAGGCACCAGTGCCATGCTTCAAGGATCGCATGGTTCGTGCCACACCGGACAACATCCAGGAGATAAAGTCCGCGGTGAAGGCCATCAAGCTACAGGACACGGCCAACTTTACAGCTGGCCTGGAGTATGCCTTCAGTCTGCTGCACAAG TACAATCAATCCGGCTCGGGGAGTCAGTGCAACCAGGCCATCATGCTGATCACGGAGAGCACCTCGGAGTCGCACAAGGACATCATCAAGCAGTACAACTGGCCGCATATGCCGGTGAGAATCTTCACCTATCTGATTGGCAGCGACTCGAGCAGCCGGAGCAACCTGCACGACATGGCCTGCTCCAACAAGGGCTTCTTCGTCCAGATCAATGATTACGAGGAGGCGCGTCGCAAAGTAATCGACTACGCCTTGGTGATGGCGCGGCCGATGATCATGTATCAGGCGGATCATCCGGTGCACTGGAGTCCCGTGTTTGTGGCCGGCAAGTCTGGCGGCCTGGGCCGGGACTCGGAGTACCAGCGACGCCTGGTTACGACAGTTTCAACTCCGGTCTTCGATAGACGAAACCATTCGGTGCGCGTTGCCAATCTGCTGGGCGTGGTGGGCACCGATGTGCCCATCGAAGAGATACGCAAGGTCATACCCCAACACAAGCTGGGACCGAATGGGTATTCGTTTATCGTCGATAATAATGGGCGCGTGCTCTACCACCCCGATCTGCGCCCGCTGGGCGATGGCAATCAGTATATCGATCAGCTCAAGCCCAAATACGCCTCCGTTGACATCACGGAGTTGGAACTGCCGGAAACGGAAATCGGCAACGATCATGAGCTAGTGGAAATGAACAAGAATCTGCTCAATGAG ATGCGCAGTGACATGATTCGACCCAAAGAGGGCGAAACAGAGTTCACCATCCTCAACCATTACGATGAGGTCAAGCGGGTCTCCACTCGAACGCACCGCTACTTTTACGGTCCCATCGAGGACACACCCTTCACGCTGGCTATTGTGCTCCCGGAGAAATACGGTAGCCACGAGTTAGTCTCCCAGCAGGAGATCCGGCATTCGCGTAACAATG TTACCGAATACTTTAAGGGAGACAACTGGCGCGTACATCCTGAATGGGTGTACTGCGAGTACAATAGCGTCAGCGATCTGGAGAAGGAGCGCGAGAGTTCCGGCGAGTACTCGTCGCGCGATCAAGAGCCCAGCTTTGGGTCGCCAGAGGAGCAGGTATTGCATTTTCTGGCTCGCGCTGGACGCCCTGGTTGGAAGTGGATGTCG GTTCGACCAAAGTCGCCGCAGCCACATCACAACATGCACAGTGGCTCCAACGGCAATTCGCCCGGATCGAGCCACTTTGGGTCGCAGCATCTGAATGCCCAGGGTTCTCGCAAGGCAGAGCCGTACTTTTGCGATCGAACCCTCATCCAGAGCTTGGTCCGTGACGCCATGGTCACCGATGGTCTCGACAGGAATACAACAAGCCCCTCCAACGGCAAGGAGGACAAGCA TCCCATCGCCACCTTGATGGCTATACTCAAGAG GCAAGGCTATTCGAAGTTTGTGGTGGCCACCTCCTTTGTGGCCACGCGATCGGGTCTCCTGCGCTGGATTGATCACATAAAGAGGCCCGAGGACACCCCAGAACC ACACTTCAGCGAAGACAACGTGAGGGCCATGGACACATCCTGGTATAAGCGGGCCATAGACCAGCACGCCGTGGAACCCGATAGCTTCGTATACAGTGTACcctttggctctggctatgcCATCAAGTCGAATGCCACTCTGGTCACTGCTTCCCACGCCATATTCGTCGAGCACCGCGGCCACAAGGCCCCAGCCGGGGTTGTGGGCTTGCAATTCCAGCACGATTCATTGGCCAAGCACTTTATAAATATCACCTCCACT TGCACTGCAGCGGGCGCATCGGGCTGCAAGAGAACCTGCGCCTCGGACAATCTGGATTGCTACGTGCTGGACAACAGCGGATTCGTGATCATCTCCGAGGAGATGGAGCACACGGGCAAGTTCTTCGGCCAGATCGATGGCACCATTATGGACTCGCTTGTGCAGGACCGCATCTATAAGCGAGTGACCGTCAACGACTTTCAGGGCGTGTGCTCCGATGCAGACAATCCCTATACGGCTGCTGGTGGCATTCTGAAACCAAATCGCTTGGGCTCTTGGTTCTTTAACCATCTGGTGGCCCTGAGTGCCACCTGGCTCTCCTTTATGCCGGCAACGCTGCGTGCCTGGCCGCAGGATGACTACACCTACGACAACGAGGATGTTGTCTTTGTGGAGAACAATTATTCTGATGAATATGATAATTTTGACAATGATTATGGCTTGCCAGTGGATCAAGAAATGGATGAGTTCTTCACCACGGCAGATGTG GAGTACACAACGCCACCTCCCAAGGTGCACAAACCACATGCCGGTCCACGCTTTGCTCCGGATCCACAGAACGCGAGGAGGTGCGATCTGCGCACGGATCTGTATATGCTGCAGCCGGAGCGACTAACGCAGGGCGGCCAAAACAATCCACTCAAG GGCAAGCTTACCAATTGCCACGTCTCTGGCTGCGAGCGCCCGTTCAGCGTCCAGAAGATCCCGCACAGCAACCTCATCCTGCTGGTAGTGGACACTCTGTGTCCGTGCGGCTCCAAGCAGCTGGACATCGAGCCCTTGGAGGAGTCCGGCGTTGTGG GAGCTTGCAGCACGAGACGCCAGAcccaggagcaggagtcgCGCCGCCGGCCCAGGAAGTGCATCAACTATCATCCCGAGGAGATCGAGATACAGCAATGTGGTCGTGGCAGCAACCTCAGCCACATGTCCATCTCGGTAGTCGTGGCCCACATTCTGATGGTGGCGGTGACCTTTGTGCTGTCCAACGCGTGA
- the stol gene encoding voltage-dependent calcium channel subunit alpha-2/delta-3 isoform X3, with protein sequence MESKHWSCFVAIVLGVLIFKMHIFAALGDQDEDIPHNEVRNWALKFGVDLWEFGRQFTKMNEIKNRFKDNDIEVKRKDGIILLRELAAEVKNFMDFKRNAVMRLMDSAEQAALSEMDGQGQAEGPLGGQQQHYDARRINEYNADGKLADGARHMDIRFMRRFERLPVNLSLSSILVPHGVDLDEADVKSALQWSAHLDPLFQNNLEQDPALSWQYFGSSSGFLRRFPGTAWPPEGSKGSKLIHDFRTHNWFVQAASSPKDIMILLDASSSMSEKSFDLGMATAFNILDTLGEDDFVNLITFSEVVKAPVPCFKDRMVRATPDNIQEIKSAVKAIKLQDTANFTAGLEYAFSLLHKYNQSGSGSQCNQAIMLITESTSESHKDIIKQYNWPHMPVRIFTYLIGSDSSSRSNLHDMACSNKGFFVQINDYEEARRKVIDYALVMARPMIMYQADHPVHWSPVFVAGKSGGLGRDSEYQRRLVTTVSTPVFDRRNHSVRVANLLGVVGTDVPIEEIRKVIPQHKLGPNGYSFIVDNNGRVLYHPDLRPLGDGNQYIDQLKPKYASVDITELELPETEIGNDHELVEMNKNLLNEMRSDMIRPKEGETEFTILNHYDEVKRVSTRTHRYFYGPIEDTPFTLAIVLPEKYGSHELVSQQEIRHSRNNVTEYFKGDNWRVHPEWVYCEYNSVSDLEKERESSGEYSSRDQEPSFGSPEEQVLHFLARAGRPGWKWMSVRPKSPQPHHNMHSGSNGNSPGSSHFGSQHLNAQGSRKAEPYFCDRTLIQSLVRDAMVTDGLDRNTTSPSNGKEDKQQGYSKFVVATSFVATRSGLLRWIDHIKRPEDTPEPHFSEDNVRAMDTSWYKRAIDQHAVEPDSFVYSVPFGSGYAIKSNATLVTASHAIFVEHRGHKAPAGVVGLQFQHDSLAKHFINITSTCTAAGASGCKRTCASDNLDCYVLDNSGFVIISEEMEHTGKFFGQIDGTIMDSLVQDRIYKRVTVNDFQGVCSDADNPYTAAGGILKPNRLGSWFFNHLVALSATWLSFMPATLRAWPQDDYTYDNEDVVFVENNYSDEYDNFDNDYGLPVDQEMDEFFTTADVEYTTPPPKVHKPHAGPRFAPDPQNARRCDLRTDLYMLQPERLTQGGQNNPLKGKLTNCHVSGCERPFSVQKIPHSNLILLVVDTLCPCGSKQLDIEPLEESGVVGACSTRRQTQEQESRRRPRKCINYHPEEIEIQQCGRGSNLSHMSISVVVAHILMVAVTFVLSNA encoded by the exons CGCTTCAAGGACAACGACATCGAGGTGAAGCGCAAGGACGGCATTATCCTACTGCGTGAACTGGCTGCCGAGGTGAAGAACTTTATGGACTTCAAGCGCAACGCTGTCATG CGCCTGATGGACTCGGCCGAGCAGGCGGCCCTCTCCGAGATGGACGGCCAGGGCCAGGCAGAGGGGCCCCTGGGGGGACAGCAGCAACACTACGATGCGAGGCGTATCAACGAGTATAATGCCGATGGCAAGCTGGCGGACGGAGCCCGTCATATGGATATACGGTTCATGCGACGCTTCGAACGCCTCCCGGTCAATCTCAGTCTAAGCTCGATTCTGGTGCCGCACGGCGTCGATCTGGATGAGGCGGACGTGAAGTCGGCACTGCAGTGGAGCGCCCATTTGGACCCACTGTTCCAGAACAACTTAGAGCAAGATCCGGCATTGTCATGGCAATACTTTGGCTCATCCTCGGGCTTCCTGCGTCGCTTCCCGGGCACGGCCTGGCCCCCCGAGGGTTCCAAGGGCAGCAAGCTCATCCACGACTTTCGCACCCATAACTGGTTCGTCCAGGCCGCCTCCTCGCCCAAGGATATT ATGATTCTATTGGACGCCTCGTCTAGCATGTCGGAGAAGTCCTTTGATCTTGGCATGGCCACGGCCTTCAACATTCTGGATACCCTCGGAGAAGATGACTTTGTCAACCTGATCACATTTTCGGAGGTTGTAAAGGCACCAGTGCCATGCTTCAAGGATCGCATGGTTCGTGCCACACCGGACAACATCCAGGAGATAAAGTCCGCGGTGAAGGCCATCAAGCTACAGGACACGGCCAACTTTACAGCTGGCCTGGAGTATGCCTTCAGTCTGCTGCACAAG TACAATCAATCCGGCTCGGGGAGTCAGTGCAACCAGGCCATCATGCTGATCACGGAGAGCACCTCGGAGTCGCACAAGGACATCATCAAGCAGTACAACTGGCCGCATATGCCGGTGAGAATCTTCACCTATCTGATTGGCAGCGACTCGAGCAGCCGGAGCAACCTGCACGACATGGCCTGCTCCAACAAGGGCTTCTTCGTCCAGATCAATGATTACGAGGAGGCGCGTCGCAAAGTAATCGACTACGCCTTGGTGATGGCGCGGCCGATGATCATGTATCAGGCGGATCATCCGGTGCACTGGAGTCCCGTGTTTGTGGCCGGCAAGTCTGGCGGCCTGGGCCGGGACTCGGAGTACCAGCGACGCCTGGTTACGACAGTTTCAACTCCGGTCTTCGATAGACGAAACCATTCGGTGCGCGTTGCCAATCTGCTGGGCGTGGTGGGCACCGATGTGCCCATCGAAGAGATACGCAAGGTCATACCCCAACACAAGCTGGGACCGAATGGGTATTCGTTTATCGTCGATAATAATGGGCGCGTGCTCTACCACCCCGATCTGCGCCCGCTGGGCGATGGCAATCAGTATATCGATCAGCTCAAGCCCAAATACGCCTCCGTTGACATCACGGAGTTGGAACTGCCGGAAACGGAAATCGGCAACGATCATGAGCTAGTGGAAATGAACAAGAATCTGCTCAATGAG ATGCGCAGTGACATGATTCGACCCAAAGAGGGCGAAACAGAGTTCACCATCCTCAACCATTACGATGAGGTCAAGCGGGTCTCCACTCGAACGCACCGCTACTTTTACGGTCCCATCGAGGACACACCCTTCACGCTGGCTATTGTGCTCCCGGAGAAATACGGTAGCCACGAGTTAGTCTCCCAGCAGGAGATCCGGCATTCGCGTAACAATG TTACCGAATACTTTAAGGGAGACAACTGGCGCGTACATCCTGAATGGGTGTACTGCGAGTACAATAGCGTCAGCGATCTGGAGAAGGAGCGCGAGAGTTCCGGCGAGTACTCGTCGCGCGATCAAGAGCCCAGCTTTGGGTCGCCAGAGGAGCAGGTATTGCATTTTCTGGCTCGCGCTGGACGCCCTGGTTGGAAGTGGATGTCG GTTCGACCAAAGTCGCCGCAGCCACATCACAACATGCACAGTGGCTCCAACGGCAATTCGCCCGGATCGAGCCACTTTGGGTCGCAGCATCTGAATGCCCAGGGTTCTCGCAAGGCAGAGCCGTACTTTTGCGATCGAACCCTCATCCAGAGCTTGGTCCGTGACGCCATGGTCACCGATGGTCTCGACAGGAATACAACAAGCCCCTCCAACGGCAAGGAGGACAAGCA GCAAGGCTATTCGAAGTTTGTGGTGGCCACCTCCTTTGTGGCCACGCGATCGGGTCTCCTGCGCTGGATTGATCACATAAAGAGGCCCGAGGACACCCCAGAACC ACACTTCAGCGAAGACAACGTGAGGGCCATGGACACATCCTGGTATAAGCGGGCCATAGACCAGCACGCCGTGGAACCCGATAGCTTCGTATACAGTGTACcctttggctctggctatgcCATCAAGTCGAATGCCACTCTGGTCACTGCTTCCCACGCCATATTCGTCGAGCACCGCGGCCACAAGGCCCCAGCCGGGGTTGTGGGCTTGCAATTCCAGCACGATTCATTGGCCAAGCACTTTATAAATATCACCTCCACT TGCACTGCAGCGGGCGCATCGGGCTGCAAGAGAACCTGCGCCTCGGACAATCTGGATTGCTACGTGCTGGACAACAGCGGATTCGTGATCATCTCCGAGGAGATGGAGCACACGGGCAAGTTCTTCGGCCAGATCGATGGCACCATTATGGACTCGCTTGTGCAGGACCGCATCTATAAGCGAGTGACCGTCAACGACTTTCAGGGCGTGTGCTCCGATGCAGACAATCCCTATACGGCTGCTGGTGGCATTCTGAAACCAAATCGCTTGGGCTCTTGGTTCTTTAACCATCTGGTGGCCCTGAGTGCCACCTGGCTCTCCTTTATGCCGGCAACGCTGCGTGCCTGGCCGCAGGATGACTACACCTACGACAACGAGGATGTTGTCTTTGTGGAGAACAATTATTCTGATGAATATGATAATTTTGACAATGATTATGGCTTGCCAGTGGATCAAGAAATGGATGAGTTCTTCACCACGGCAGATGTG GAGTACACAACGCCACCTCCCAAGGTGCACAAACCACATGCCGGTCCACGCTTTGCTCCGGATCCACAGAACGCGAGGAGGTGCGATCTGCGCACGGATCTGTATATGCTGCAGCCGGAGCGACTAACGCAGGGCGGCCAAAACAATCCACTCAAG GGCAAGCTTACCAATTGCCACGTCTCTGGCTGCGAGCGCCCGTTCAGCGTCCAGAAGATCCCGCACAGCAACCTCATCCTGCTGGTAGTGGACACTCTGTGTCCGTGCGGCTCCAAGCAGCTGGACATCGAGCCCTTGGAGGAGTCCGGCGTTGTGG GAGCTTGCAGCACGAGACGCCAGAcccaggagcaggagtcgCGCCGCCGGCCCAGGAAGTGCATCAACTATCATCCCGAGGAGATCGAGATACAGCAATGTGGTCGTGGCAGCAACCTCAGCCACATGTCCATCTCGGTAGTCGTGGCCCACATTCTGATGGTGGCGGTGACCTTTGTGCTGTCCAACGCGTGA
- the stol gene encoding voltage-dependent calcium channel subunit alpha-2/delta-4 isoform X1, protein MESKHWSCFVAIVLGVLIFKMHIFAALGDQDEDIPHNEVRNWALKFGVDLWEFGRQFTKMNEIKNRFKDNDIEVKRKDGIILLRELAAEVKNFMDFKRNAVMRLMDSAEQAALSEMDGQGQAEGPLGGQQQHYDARRINEYNADGKLADGARHMDIRFMRRFERLPVNLSLSSILVPHGVDLDEADVKSALQWSAHLDPLFQNNLEQDPALSWQYFGSSSGFLRRFPGTAWPPEGSKGSKLIHDFRTHNWFVQAASSPKDIMILLDASSSMSEKSFDLGMATAFNILDTLGEDDFVNLITFSEVVKAPVPCFKDRMVRATPDNIQEIKSAVKAIKLQDTANFTAGLEYAFSLLHKYNQSGSGSQCNQAIMLITESTSESHKDIIKQYNWPHMPVRIFTYLIGSDSSSRSNLHDMACSNKGFFVQINDYEEARRKVIDYALVMARPMIMYQADHPVHWSPVFVAGKSGGLGRDSEYQRRLVTTVSTPVFDRRNHSVRVANLLGVVGTDVPIEEIRKVIPQHKLGPNGYSFIVDNNGRVLYHPDLRPLGDGNQYIDQLKPKYASVDITELELPETEIGNDHELVEMNKNLLNEMRSDMIRPKEGETEFTILNHYDEVKRVSTRTHRYFYGPIEDTPFTLAIVLPEKYGSHELVSQQEIRHSRNNVTEYFKGDNWRVHPEWVYCEYNSVSDLEKERESSGEYSSRDQEPSFGSPEEQVLHFLARAGRPGWKWMSVRPKSPQPHHNMHSGSNGNSPGSSHFGSQHLNAQGSRKAEPYFCDRTLIQSLVRDAMVTDGLDRNTTSPSNGKEDKHPIATLMAILKRQGYSKFVVATSFVATRSGLLRWIDHIKRPEDTPEPHFSEDNVRAMDTSWYKRAIDQHAVEPDSFVYSVPFGSGYAIKSNATLVTASHAIFVEHRGHKAPAGVVGLQFQHDSLAKHFINITSTCTAAGASGCKRTCASDNLDCYVLDNSGFVIISEEMEHTGKFFGQIDGTIMDSLVQDRIYKRVTVNDFQGVCSDADNPYTAAGGILKPNRLGSWFFNHLVALSATWLSFMPATLRAWPQDDYTYDNEDVVFVENNYSDEYDNFDNDYGLPVDQEMDEFFTTADVEYTTPPPKVHKPHAGPRFAPDPQNARRCDLRTDLYMLQPERLTQGGQNNPLKGKLTNCHVSGCERPFSVQKIPHSNLILLVVDTLCPCGSKQLDIEPLEESGVVGACSTRRQTQEQESRRRPRKCINYHPEEIEIQQCGRGSNLSHMSISVVVAHILMVAVTFVLSNA, encoded by the exons CGCTTCAAGGACAACGACATCGAGGTGAAGCGCAAGGACGGCATTATCCTACTGCGTGAACTGGCTGCCGAGGTGAAGAACTTTATGGACTTCAAGCGCAACGCTGTCATG CGCCTGATGGACTCGGCCGAGCAGGCGGCCCTCTCCGAGATGGACGGCCAGGGCCAGGCAGAGGGGCCCCTGGGGGGACAGCAGCAACACTACGATGCGAGGCGTATCAACGAGTATAATGCCGATGGCAAGCTGGCGGACGGAGCCCGTCATATGGATATACGGTTCATGCGACGCTTCGAACGCCTCCCGGTCAATCTCAGTCTAAGCTCGATTCTGGTGCCGCACGGCGTCGATCTGGATGAGGCGGACGTGAAGTCGGCACTGCAGTGGAGCGCCCATTTGGACCCACTGTTCCAGAACAACTTAGAGCAAGATCCGGCATTGTCATGGCAATACTTTGGCTCATCCTCGGGCTTCCTGCGTCGCTTCCCGGGCACGGCCTGGCCCCCCGAGGGTTCCAAGGGCAGCAAGCTCATCCACGACTTTCGCACCCATAACTGGTTCGTCCAGGCCGCCTCCTCGCCCAAGGATATT ATGATTCTATTGGACGCCTCGTCTAGCATGTCGGAGAAGTCCTTTGATCTTGGCATGGCCACGGCCTTCAACATTCTGGATACCCTCGGAGAAGATGACTTTGTCAACCTGATCACATTTTCGGAGGTTGTAAAGGCACCAGTGCCATGCTTCAAGGATCGCATGGTTCGTGCCACACCGGACAACATCCAGGAGATAAAGTCCGCGGTGAAGGCCATCAAGCTACAGGACACGGCCAACTTTACAGCTGGCCTGGAGTATGCCTTCAGTCTGCTGCACAAG TACAATCAATCCGGCTCGGGGAGTCAGTGCAACCAGGCCATCATGCTGATCACGGAGAGCACCTCGGAGTCGCACAAGGACATCATCAAGCAGTACAACTGGCCGCATATGCCGGTGAGAATCTTCACCTATCTGATTGGCAGCGACTCGAGCAGCCGGAGCAACCTGCACGACATGGCCTGCTCCAACAAGGGCTTCTTCGTCCAGATCAATGATTACGAGGAGGCGCGTCGCAAAGTAATCGACTACGCCTTGGTGATGGCGCGGCCGATGATCATGTATCAGGCGGATCATCCGGTGCACTGGAGTCCCGTGTTTGTGGCCGGCAAGTCTGGCGGCCTGGGCCGGGACTCGGAGTACCAGCGACGCCTGGTTACGACAGTTTCAACTCCGGTCTTCGATAGACGAAACCATTCGGTGCGCGTTGCCAATCTGCTGGGCGTGGTGGGCACCGATGTGCCCATCGAAGAGATACGCAAGGTCATACCCCAACACAAGCTGGGACCGAATGGGTATTCGTTTATCGTCGATAATAATGGGCGCGTGCTCTACCACCCCGATCTGCGCCCGCTGGGCGATGGCAATCAGTATATCGATCAGCTCAAGCCCAAATACGCCTCCGTTGACATCACGGAGTTGGAACTGCCGGAAACGGAAATCGGCAACGATCATGAGCTAGTGGAAATGAACAAGAATCTGCTCAATGAG ATGCGCAGTGACATGATTCGACCCAAAGAGGGCGAAACAGAGTTCACCATCCTCAACCATTACGATGAGGTCAAGCGGGTCTCCACTCGAACGCACCGCTACTTTTACGGTCCCATCGAGGACACACCCTTCACGCTGGCTATTGTGCTCCCGGAGAAATACGGTAGCCACGAGTTAGTCTCCCAGCAGGAGATCCGGCATTCGCGTAACAATG TTACCGAATACTTTAAGGGAGACAACTGGCGCGTACATCCTGAATGGGTGTACTGCGAGTACAATAGCGTCAGCGATCTGGAGAAGGAGCGCGAGAGTTCCGGCGAGTACTCGTCGCGCGATCAAGAGCCCAGCTTTGGGTCGCCAGAGGAGCAGGTATTGCATTTTCTGGCTCGCGCTGGACGCCCTGGTTGGAAGTGGATGTCG GTTCGACCAAAGTCGCCGCAGCCACATCACAACATGCACAGTGGCTCCAACGGCAATTCGCCCGGATCGAGCCACTTTGGGTCGCAGCATCTGAATGCCCAGGGTTCTCGCAAGGCAGAGCCGTACTTTTGCGATCGAACCCTCATCCAGAGCTTGGTCCGTGACGCCATGGTCACCGATGGTCTCGACAGGAATACAACAAGCCCCTCCAACGGCAAGGAGGACAAGCA TCCCATCGCCACCTTGATGGCTATACTCAAGAG GCAAGGCTATTCGAAGTTTGTGGTGGCCACCTCCTTTGTGGCCACGCGATCGGGTCTCCTGCGCTGGATTGATCACATAAAGAGGCCCGAGGACACCCCAGAACC ACACTTCAGCGAAGACAACGTGAGGGCCATGGACACATCCTGGTATAAGCGGGCCATAGACCAGCACGCCGTGGAACCCGATAGCTTCGTATACAGTGTACcctttggctctggctatgcCATCAAGTCGAATGCCACTCTGGTCACTGCTTCCCACGCCATATTCGTCGAGCACCGCGGCCACAAGGCCCCAGCCGGGGTTGTGGGCTTGCAATTCCAGCACGATTCATTGGCCAAGCACTTTATAAATATCACCTCCACT TGCACTGCAGCGGGCGCATCGGGCTGCAAGAGAACCTGCGCCTCGGACAATCTGGATTGCTACGTGCTGGACAACAGCGGATTCGTGATCATCTCCGAGGAGATGGAGCACACGGGCAAGTTCTTCGGCCAGATCGATGGCACCATTATGGACTCGCTTGTGCAGGACCGCATCTATAAGCGAGTGACCGTCAACGACTTTCAGGGCGTGTGCTCCGATGCAGACAATCCCTATACGGCTGCTGGTGGCATTCTGAAACCAAATCGCTTGGGCTCTTGGTTCTTTAACCATCTGGTGGCCCTGAGTGCCACCTGGCTCTCCTTTATGCCGGCAACGCTGCGTGCCTGGCCGCAGGATGACTACACCTACGACAACGAGGATGTTGTCTTTGTGGAGAACAATTATTCTGATGAATATGATAATTTTGACAATGATTATGGCTTGCCAGTGGATCAAGAAATGGATGAGTTCTTCACCACGGCAGATGTG GAGTACACAACGCCACCTCCCAAGGTGCACAAACCACATGCCGGTCCACGCTTTGCTCCGGATCCACAGAACGCGAGGAGGTGCGATCTGCGCACGGATCTGTATATGCTGCAGCCGGAGCGACTAACGCAGGGCGGCCAAAACAATCCACTCAAG GGCAAGCTTACCAATTGCCACGTCTCTGGCTGCGAGCGCCCGTTCAGCGTCCAGAAGATCCCGCACAGCAACCTCATCCTGCTGGTAGTGGACACTCTGTGTCCGTGCGGCTCCAAGCAGCTGGACATCGAGCCCTTGGAGGAGTCCGGCGTTGTGG GAGCTTGCAGCACGAGACGCCAGAcccaggagcaggagtcgCGCCGCCGGCCCAGGAAGTGCATCAACTATCATCCCGAGGAGATCGAGATACAGCAATGTGGTCGTGGCAGCAACCTCAGCCACATGTCCATCTCGGTAGTCGTGGCCCACATTCTGATGGTGGCGGTGACCTTTGTGCTGTCCAACGCGTGA